A region of Thermococcus piezophilus DNA encodes the following proteins:
- a CDS encoding class I SAM-dependent methyltransferase has protein sequence MVEYFDRIAKRYDDWYRTKTGRYVDRTEKWLVFSMLRSKAGKALDLGCGTGNYTIELKKRGFDVIGLDASEGMLEIAGAKGLNCIKGNAYSLPFPDESFDLVLSVTMFEFIHEPEKVIAEIHRVLKPGGEVIIGTMNGRSSWFFFKRLKSLFVETAYRYARFYTPRELKLLLKNGGFTEVECAGVIFFPSFWPFLGLAERIDRKCHRKRKNFAAFIAVRGVKT, from the coding sequence GTGGTTGAATACTTTGACAGGATAGCGAAGCGCTACGACGACTGGTACAGGACAAAGACCGGTCGCTACGTGGATAGGACAGAGAAGTGGCTCGTGTTCTCGATGCTACGCTCTAAGGCCGGTAAAGCCCTTGACCTCGGCTGCGGCACCGGAAACTACACTATCGAGCTTAAAAAGCGCGGCTTTGACGTTATCGGCCTCGACGCGAGCGAGGGGATGCTGGAAATAGCCGGGGCAAAGGGCCTCAACTGCATCAAAGGCAATGCATATTCCCTGCCCTTTCCGGACGAGAGCTTTGACCTAGTCCTGAGCGTGACCATGTTTGAGTTTATCCACGAGCCTGAGAAGGTAATCGCCGAGATCCACCGCGTCCTCAAGCCCGGCGGTGAGGTTATCATCGGCACCATGAACGGAAGGAGCTCGTGGTTCTTCTTCAAGCGCCTAAAGAGCCTCTTCGTCGAGACTGCCTACCGCTATGCCCGGTTCTACACTCCCAGGGAGCTCAAACTTCTCCTGAAGAACGGGGGCTTTACTGAGGTCGAGTGTGCGGGGGTTATCTTTTTTCCATCCTTCTGGCCCTTCTTAGGCTTGGCCGAAAGGATTGATAGAAAATGCCACAGGAAGCGCAAAAACTTCGCCGCCTTTATAGCCGTTAGGGGCGTGAAGACTTGA
- a CDS encoding MTH1187 family thiamine-binding protein, translated as MAVAELCLFLLGTESPSVGKYLEPIIKVIKASGLKYHVCLMGTVVEGSVDEILELVKRCHETILNTGVKRVVINLKIDDRVDKPLTIEGKMGV; from the coding sequence ATGGCGGTAGCGGAGCTTTGCCTTTTTCTACTTGGAACAGAAAGCCCGAGTGTGGGCAAGTACCTCGAACCCATCATCAAAGTCATAAAGGCGAGCGGCCTGAAGTACCATGTCTGCCTGATGGGAACTGTGGTTGAAGGTTCCGTTGATGAAATCCTCGAGCTGGTCAAGCGCTGCCACGAGACAATCCTCAATACTGGTGTGAAGCGCGTCGTGATAAACCTCAAGATAGACGACCGGGTTGATAAACCGCTCACCATAGAGGGCAAAATGGGGGTTTAA